Below is a window of Nocardioides sp. S-1144 DNA.
GCCCGAGGGCCGCGGGGGCGGCGGGTGCGCCGACCCGGGACCTCTCCCGGGCGGTCGTCCACAGGCACCGGACCGACGGGTTTGTCCCCAGCCGCGCCCCGAGCAGGGCTGGAGGCATGACCACCACCGCCCGCCCCCACCTGACCGTCGCCGTCCCCCGCACGTGGCGCCGGCGCTCCGATCCCGAGCGCGGCGTCGTCGTCGCGGCCCGCTCGGTCCTGCTGCCCGCCAGCGGGGTCCGGCCCGAGCTGACGCTGCGCGCCGGGCCCGTCGTCGAGCCGGACGCCGCCACGTGGCGCGCCGGTGCGCTCACCGCGCTCGCCGCCGTCCTGGTCGACTTCGCGCTCGAGGACGACGACGTCCACGACCTCGACGGGCACGAGGTGGTCCACCACCGCTTCGCCCACCGGGTCGGCGCCGCCGACGTGCTCTGCGACCAGTGGTCCTGGCTGGTCGACGGGTACGGCGTCACGCTCACCTGCTCGGTCGCGCGCGAGGACCACCCCGACTACGGCGACCTCTTCGACGCCATCGCGGCCACCGTCGAGCTCACCCGGCGGGCGGCCTGAGCGACGGCCCTCCTCCTCGGCGGTGCTCCCGCGGGGACATGCCCCGCTGGCGGGTGAACGCCGCGCTCAGCGCGAACGGCGACCCGTAGCCCACCCGGTGCGCGACCGCGGCGAGCGTGAGGTCGGGGTCGAGCAGCAGGTCGGCGGCGAGGTCGAGGCGCCACTCGGTGAGGAAGGCCATCGGCGGCTGCCCGACGAGGTCGTGGAAGCGGCGGGCGAAGGCCGCGCGGGAGGACCCGGCGGCGGCCGCGAGCGTCGCCACCGTCCAGGGCCGCTCGGGGTGGTGCTGGGCGAGCCGGAGGGCGGGGCCGACCACGGGGTCGGCCTGGGCCGCGTACCAGCGCGGCGGTGCGGCGTCCGGCCGGGCGAGCCAGGTGCGCAGCGCCGCGACCAGCAGCAGGTCGAGCAGCCGGTCGAGCACGGCCTGCTGCCCGGGGTCCTCGCGCAGGATCTCGGCTGCGAGCAGGTCGACGAGCGGGGTGTCCAGCTCGTCGGCACCGAGGACGACGAGCCCCGGCAGCGCCCGCAGCAGCCGCCCGCCCAGCTCGCCGTCGACGGCGTAGGCGCCGGTGAGGAGCACCGTGGCGCCGGCGGCGCTGTTGCCCCAGCTGCGCACGCCCTGGTGCATCTCCTCGTGCAGCTCGCGGCCGTCGGGGGTCCGGCAGACCTGGCCGGGGTGGATCACGGCCTGGACGTCGGTCGCGGGGTCGTCGGCGAGGACGGCGTACGCCGCCCCGGGCGCCCGGCGGTCGGGGCACAGCACGGCGACGTCACCCGGTCCGAGCCGGACCGGCGCCCAGGTCGAGGATCCGGCCGGCAGCAGCCAGGTGTGGCCGCGCACGACGGCGGTGACCGACAGCGGGGCGTCGTCGGCCAGGCGCACCGACCACGGCGGGTCGAACAGGCAGCGGAGCAGGAACGCCCCGCGGGCGCGGGGTCCGTCGAGCAGCGCGGCCAGACCGTCCATGCCGCCCCACGCTAGACGATCACGCATGGGATCGGCACCCGCAGCCATGGAACGTCTCGACCGGGCGTGGTGGGCTGGGTCCATGGCCGACTCCCTCGAGCACCTCCGGGTCCCGATCCTCCTCGCCGCCGTGGTCGCCAACGGGCTCCAGGCCGGCACCTACTACACCTGGGCGTCGGGGGTGATGCCCGGACTCGCCCGCACCGACGACCGCACGTTCGTCTCGACGATGCAGCACGCGAACGCCGCGATCGTGAACCCGGTCTTCCTCGCTACGTTCCTCGGCGCCCCGGCGCTCGCCGCCCTGGGCGTCGCGGCGACCTCGGGGGCGGCCCGGCCGTGGGCGCTGGCCGGGCTGGCGCTCGCCGCCGCCACGGTCGTGGTCACCGTGGTCGGCAACGTCCCGCTCAACGACGCCCTCGCCGCGGCCGGCGACGCCGACCCGACGGCCGCGCGGACGGCGTTCGAGGACTCCTGGGTGCGGTGGAACGTCGTCCGCACGGCCACGTCGACCGGCGCGCTCGGCGTCCTCGGGTGGGCGCTGTCGCGCTAGCGGCCCACCCGGGCGAGGGTCCGCGGCCGGGCCCGGTCCCGGCCGATGGATCCGGCCCGGTCGGGCAGTCTGAGCACCGTGACCGACACCGATCCCGCCTCCTTCCACCGCTCCGTCGCGGCCGGCTTCACCGAGCGCGTCGTCGGGGCCGACCGTGCCGGGGAGTGGGGCGCCCCGGCCCCGGTCGAGGGCTGGGTGGCGCGCGACGTCGTCCGGCACCTGCTCGAGTGGTTCCCCGGGTTCCTGGGCTCGGGCACCGGGATCGAGCTGCCGACCGGTCCGTCGGTCGACGACGACCCGGTCGGGGCCTGGCGGACCCGGGTCGACGCCGTCCAGGCCCTGCTCGACGACCCGGCGTCGGCCGGGCGGGTGCTCAGCAACCCGCACCTCGGCGACGTCCCGCTCCCGGAGGCGGTCTCGCGCTTCTACACCACCGACGTCTTCATGCACACCTGGGACCTGGCGCGCGCCACCGGCCAGTCGGAGGCGCTCGACCCCGACCTGTGCGCCGAGCTGCTCGCGGGCATGGAGCCGGTGGACGAGCTGCTGCGCTCCAGCGGCCAGTACGGCCCCCGGGTCGACGTCGCCGACGACGCCGACCCGGTCACCCGGTTGGTGGCGTTCATCGGACGCCGGCCGTGACGCTGCGCCGCGCCACCCGCGACGACGTCGCGATCGCCTGCTACCGGGCGAACGGGTTCACCCGCCTGGGCGCCGAGGAGGAGCGGGCCTGGAACCAGGGCCAGCGCCGTGCCTGGGTCTGGATGGTGCTGGCGTCGTCGACCCGGTAGTCCCTACCCCCGCCGGCGGCTGACCCGGACCCGGGCGCCGAACCGCGGGACGGAGGTGATGTTGCGGACCAGCGGGACGTCGTCGCCGACGGCCTCGACGTCGAGGTCGCGGAAGACCTCGCGCAGCACGGCGACGCCCTCCATGAGCGAGAAGCCCGCACCGATGCACCGCCGCACGCCGCCGCCGAACGGGATCCAGGTGTTGGTGGGCGGGTTCTGGCCGAGGAACCGCTCGGGCCGGAACACCTCGGGGTCGGGGTGCTGGTCGGCGCGCTGGTGGCTGACGATGATCGACGGCGCGACGGTGACGCCGGCCGGCAGGTCGTGGCCGGCGATCGTCGCCGGGGCCATCAGGGTACGAACCACCATCGGGATCACCGGGTGCAGCCGCATCGACTCCTTGAGCACCGCCTCGAGCCAGGCGTCGCCGTCGTGCTCGTCGGCACCGGCGACGGCGCGGACCGTGCGCTCGTGCAGCTCGGGGTGGCGGCCGAGCTCGTGGAGCGCCCAGGCCAGCGCGGTCGCGGTCGTCTCGTGGCCGGCGAGGAGCAGCGTGACGAGCTGGTCGCGCAGCTCGACGTCGCTGAGCCGGTCCTCGGGGCTCGCGTCGGCACCCTGGCCGACCCGGACGAGCCGCGACAGGACGTCGGTGCGCTCGGCCAGGTCGGGGGCCGCGCGGCGCTCGCGGATCTCGGCGTACATCAGCCGGTCGAGCTCGTACTGGTTCTCGACCACCCGCCTCCAGATGCCGAAGCGCTGCAGCCGGGGGTAGCCCCAGCCGAGCAGCACGACCGGCGGGACGTCGACGGTGGCGTTGACCCGCGGACGCAGGGCCGCCAGGCGCTCCTCGTCGGTGACGCCGAACACCACGCGCAGGATGACCTCGAGGGTCAGCGCGTTCATCCGGTCGAGGCTGCGGAAGCTCGACCCGTCGCCCCAGCGACCGACCTCGTCGCGCGCGAGGTCGGTGACCAGGTCGGCGTACTCCTTGAGGGCCTGGCCGTTGAAGGCCGGCATGAGCAGCTTGCGGGCCCGCTTGTGGTCGACGGAGTCCTGGAGCAGCAGCGAGTGGCGGCCCATGATCGGGCCGAGGATCGCGTTGCCCTTGCCCGCGTGGAAGACCTCGGGGTCGCCGGCGAAGACCTCCTTGGCGTGCTCCGGGCGGGTCACCATCACCAGCGGCCGCGACCCGGGGATCAACCGCACCGTGTAGACGTCGCCGTAGCGCCGGTGCAACCAGGGGTGGAACCGGTGGCGGAACCGCATCAGGGCGACCGTCTGCACCAGCGCCGGCCACCGCGGGCCGGGCGGCAGGGCGGCGTCCCGGGGCGGCGACGGGGTGCGCCCCCCGACCGCGTGGGTGGCGCGGAACCGCGTCGCGGTGAGGGCGGCGACGTCGTCGAGGTCGGTCACGCGGTCAGCGTACTCGCGGGTAGTCAGCCCTCGCGGAGCGTCAGGACGGGCGCCGCCTTGGTCGACAGCTTGGCGCACGACTGGCGCCGCGGCTCCCCCGGACGCGCGTCGACGGCCACCGTGAGCTCCCCCGACGGCGTCGCGAGGCTCACCTCGTCGCCGTCGGTCGCGAGCAGCCGGACGTCGTCGAGGCCGGTCCAGCCGTGCCGCCGGCGCAGCGCGAGGTCGGCGTGCTGCGCGCGCGCCGGCCACCCGGCCCGGCCGCGCGCGTGGTCGAGCGGCATCCGCCCGGCGCGCAGCGCCTCGACGGCGGCGACGGCGCTCGCCGGGTCGAGCCGGCCGAGGACCACGCCGCTCGGGAACGCGACCAGGGTCGCGGCGAAGCGGTGCCCGCCGAGGTGCGTGGTCTCCCACGTCTCGACCGGCCACCGCTCGGCGAGCGCCGCCGCGACCGGCCGGCCCCGCTCGGCGCAGCAGACGTCGCGGCGTCCGTGGGTGCACACGAGCAGCAGCGGCTCGCCGCCGGCGTCCGGCAGCTCGACGCGACGCTCGAAGGACCCCGCCGCGGTGGTGGCGGTGCGGCCCGGACGGCGCACGAGCTGGACCCGCGCCCCCGCCGCCCGGTCGTCGTCGACGCCGGAGGTCACGGTCGCGGGCCACGGGCCGTCGTCCTCGAGCAGCAGCCAGGCCGCGTCGGTCGGCGCGGTGCCGGCGATCGGCTCGCCGCCGGCACCGTCGGGGCCGTCGTCCTCGCTGGCGCGCGAGCACCGGAACGTCGTCACCTGGCCATCCCACCAGACGCCGACCCGTCGCTGATCACTGACGGGTCAGCGGGGGTGGCGGGTGGGGGTCAGTCGAGGAGGCCGCGGCGGCGGGCGATCGCGGCGGCCTCGGTGCGGCCGGAGGCCTCGAGCTTGCCGAGGATGTTGGACACGTGCACCGAGACGGTCTTGGCGCTGATGAACAGCAGCTTGGCGATCTCGCCGTTGGAGCGGCCCTCGGCGACGTGACCGAGGATCTCGCGCTCCCGGGTGGTGAGGGCGACCGTGGACGCCGGCTCGCGCACCGGGGCCGACCCGATCGCGCGCAGCGCGTCGAGCAGCGGCTGGGCGCCCAGGCCGCGGGCGGCCTCGCGCGCCAGGTCGCCCAGCTCACGGGCGCCGGCGAGGTCGCCGGTCGAGCGCAGGATGGCGGCCAGGCGGGTGCGGACCACGGCCAGCTCGTAGACGTGGCCGAAGTCGACGAACGCCGCCTCGGTCTCGCGCCAGGTCGCGACGAGCTCGTCGAGCCCGGGGGCGTCGATGCCGGCCAGCCACCGCGCCCGCAGGGTCTCGGCGTCCACCCGCTTCAGCCACGCCTGACCCTCGGGGCCCCAGTGGCCCGAGGGGTCGGTGTAGCGGTCGAGGACGACGTGGCCGTCGTCGTGCAGGCGCTCGACGTCGACGAGCAGGGCCTCGCGCTCGGTGTGGCTCCGCGTCGCCAGGGCGTCGCCGACCACGCCGATCGCGACGGCGGCGAGCCGGATCCGGGCGCTGAACCACTCGCGCCAGATGCGGCTCAGCACCGCGACCGCCTCGTCGTAGGAGGCCAGCGCGGCGGCCGGGTCGTCACGGCGTCCGGCGGCGGTCATCTCGATCGAGGCGGCGTGGATCCCGATGGCGCCCTCGCGGCGCCAGAACGGACGCAGCCCGCCGACGCGGGCGGCGACGTCCTCGCCGCGCCGCTGGAGGATCTGCAGGCGCAGGACGGTGAGCATGGCCCGCGGGATCGGCGGCGGGAACGGCCCCTCGACGACGAACAGCTCGAGGGCCTCGTCCCAGCGGCCGCGGACGACCTGGATCCACGCCAGCTGCCACCGCGACTCGAACCCGTACGGCGCCCACGGCAGTCCCGCGTCGGTGGCCCGCTCGATGGCGCTGGCGAACCAGGTGGCGGCCTCGTCGAACTCCGCCCAGTCCTGGTAGGAGCGCCCGAGCAGGAAGCGGCCGCGCAGCTCGGCGTGGATGGCGTCGGCCTCGACCGCGCGCTGGATCGCCTCCTCCAGCGCCCCGCGCAGACCCTCCTTGGGGCCGGCCTTCTTGAGTCCCGAGAGCGTGGTGATCGCGTCGGAGGCGAGCTCGCGCAGGTCGAGCCGCTCGGCGAGGTCGAGCGCGTCGACGCCGACCGCGCGGGCCTCCTCGTAGCGGCCGTAGCCCGCCAGGATCCGCGCGTGCACGGTGAGGACGACGGCGCGCAGCTGGCTGCCGTCGTCGGGCACCAGCGCGACGGCCTCGGCCGAGATCTCGTGGGAGCGCTCGTGGTCGTCCTCGGTGAGGAAGACGGCGTTGGCGAGCGCGGCGAGCATCCGCGCCCGGCGGGTGGCGTGCGCGCCGGGCGGCAGCAGGTCGAGCTGCTCGCGGATGACGCCGGCGGCCCGCTCGGGGTCGCCGGAGGCGATGAGGGCGTCGGCGGCCCGGACGACGAGCTTGGCCAGGTCGACGCCGTGGTCGCCGAGGTCGGACTCGGAGCCCTGGGCGGTCGCGCTGCTGAGGATCTCCAGGGCCTGTTGGTAGTGGTAGGCCGCCTCGTCAGGACCGCCGACCTCGATCGCCTCGTTGCCGGCGCGGACGCTGGCCTGCAGCGCGGTCGTCTTGTCCATCGCGAGGCGGGCGTGGCGGGCCAGCTCGGCGGCGGTGCCGCGCGCCGAGCCCTGGCGCAGGGCGGCGACGTAGCGGGCGTGCAGGCGGGCGCGCTCGCCGGGCAGCAGGTCGTCGTAGACGGCCTCGCCGAGCAGTGCGTGCCGGAAGGCGTAGGCCCCGCGGTCGGTGACCAGCACGTTCATCTCCACCGCGCCGCGCAGGCCGCGCTCGAGCGCGTCCGTGCCGATCCCGGAGGTCGCCTCGAGCATCTCGTGGGTGACCCGGCGGCCGCTGGCGCTGGCGGTGCGGACGACGGCGCGGGCCTCGTCGTCGAGCCGGTCGAGGCGCACCAGCAGGACGTCGGCGAGGTCGGCCGGGATCACGCTGCCCGGGTCGGCGGCGGCGGCGACGAGCTCCTCGACGAAGAAGGCGTTGCCCTCGGCGCGCGCGACGACGTCGGCCAGCTCGGCCTCGGGCAGGCCGCCCGGCACCAGCTGCAGCACCAGCGAGCGGACGGCGGCGTCGTCGAGCGGCGAGAGGTTGATCCGCTCGACGCCGCGCAGCCGCGACCACTCCGCGACCTGGCGGCGCAGCGGGTGCCGGCGGTGCAGGTCGTCGGAGCGGTAGGACGCGACGACGGCGAACCCGTCGGAGTCGAGGCGGGAGAGGAGGAAGCTGAGCATGTCGCGCGTCGACTGGTCGGCCCAGTGGGTGTCCTCGATGACCAGGAGCAGCGGGGCCCGGCGCGCGGCGGCCTGGAGGACGGCCAGCATCGCGCGGAAGAGGTCGGCGCGGTCGAGGGCGGAGGCCTCGGCGTCGACGGGGTCGGAGTCGGCCATCTGGCGGCGCACGGGCTGCAGCCGGGCCAGGGCCGGGTGGGTGGCCGCCACCTCGGCGGCGACCTCGGGGAGCTCGGTGGTGATCCGACCGAGCACCTCGGAGAAGGGGAGGTAGGGCAGCGCGCTCTCGCCGAAGTCGAGGCAGTGCCCGGCGTACACCTGCCAGCCCTCGTCGAAGGCGAGGTCGCGCAGCGCGCGGAGCAGGCGGGTCTTGCCGACGCCCGCGTCACCCGAGAGCAGCACGTCGACCAGCCGGTCGGCCGGTCGGGAAGGACGGACGCCGAGCGCTGCGGCTGTCTCCGCGAGCTCGGCGTCCCGTCCCACCATCGTGCTGGACTGGATCGCCACGGGCTCCATGATGGGCTACCGCTGGGCCGCGGTCAGCCGACGCGCCCGTTGATCTCCTCGCGGGCGCCGACGAACGGCACGCGGGTGCGGTCGGCGGTGCGGCGACGCTTCACCGGGCGGCCCTTGCTGAGCCGCTCGCGGCGGTAGTCGACCTCGGCCTGGATCGTCATGCGGTCGAACATGAGGAGCTCCTCTACCTCAGTGCCGACCCGGTGTCGGCGACGTAGGACGAGCCTGGCTCCCTGAGGTAGGCGCGCACATCGGGCAACCTCCTTATCCCCGCCGGGGCGCTACCTCAGAGCGGGGTGACCGGGCTCATAGCCGGGGCCCGTCGGCCGTCCTGGCGGGCTGGTCCCGGCGGTGGTGGTGGTCTGAGCGCGGCCGGCCCCGGGCGTGCAATTGCCGCTCCTGGCTCAGTTCGGGGCACGCGAACTGAGCCAGCTTCGGCAATTGCGCGCGTGGGGCCACTCGATCGCCCCCGCGCTCACCAGAGGGGCCGGCCGCCGAGCCAGGTGCTGGTGACCAGCGGCACGCCGGGGCGGTAGGCGAGGTGGCGGTGGCTGGGGGCGTCGAGGACGAGGAGGTCGGCGCGGGCGCCCGGCGTCAGGTGGCCGACGTCGTCGCGGTCGAGGGCGCGGGCACCGCCGGCGGTGGCCGCGTGCACCGCCTCGGCGGGCGTCATCCCCATCTCGCGGACCGCGAGCGCGATGCAGAACGGCAGGCTGCTGGTGAAGCACGACCCCGGGTTGCAGTCGCTGGCCAGGGCGACGTGGACGCCGGCGTCGAGCAGGCGGCGGGCGTCGGGGTAGGGCTGCTTCGTGGAGAACTCGACGCCGGGCAGCAGGGTCGCGACGGTGCCGCTGTCGGCGAGGGCGGCGACGTCGGCGTCCGCGAGGTAGGTGCAGTGGTCGACGGCGGCCAGGCCGAGCTCGCACGCCAGCCGCACGCCGGGGCCCTGGGTGAGCTGGTTCGCGTGCAGCCGCCCGCGCAGGCCGGCGGCCGCGCCGGCGGCGAGGACGGCGCGCGCCTGGTCGGCGTCGAACGCGCCGCGCTCGCAGAAGACGTCGATCCACCGGGCGTGGGGCGCCGCGGCGGTCAGCATCGGGCCGGTCACGAGGGCGACGTAGGCGTCGGGGTCGGCGTCCGCCGGGACGACGTGCGCCCCCAGGAACGTCGTCTCGTCGGTGAACTGGCGCGCGACGGCGAGGCTGCGGGCCTCGTCGTGCACCGAGAGCCCGTAGCCGCTCTTGATCTCGACGGTCGTGGTGCCCTGGCGGCGCATCTCGGCGACCAGCCGCCCGACGTGGGCGGTGAGCTGCTCGTCGGTGGCGGCGCGGGTGGCGGCGACCGTGGTGCGGATGCCGCCGGCGGCGTACGGCGTCCCGGTCATCCTGGCCTCGAACTCCGCGGCCCGGTCGCCGGCGAAGACCAGGTGGGAGTGGGAGTCGACCCAGCCGGGCAGGACGGCGCGGCCGCCGACGTCGACCGCGGCGTCGGCGGCCGGGGCGTCCGCGGCGCGACCGACCCAGGCGACCGTCGTCCCCTCCACGACGAGGGCGGCGTGCTCGACCGCGCCGAGCAGGTCGGGGGCGGCCGGGTCGTTGGTGACCAGCTCGGCGATGCCGGTGATCAGGGTGCTGGTCATGGCAGAAGGCTCCTGATGGTGCGGTCGAGGTCGCGGCCCACGCCCTCGCGGTCGAGGTCGAGCAGCACGCCGTCCGCGACGACCGAGACGACGTCGGCGGCCCCGGCCGCCCACACGGCGGTGTGCTCGTCGGCGCCGGTGCCGGCGGTCCGGACGCTGGTGGTGTCGAGGGTGACCAGGTCGGCGCGCTGCCCGACGGCGAGGGCGCCGGCGTCGGCGAACCCGAGGCTGGCGTGGCCGGTGACGGTCGCGGCGGCGAGCAGGTCGGCCGTCGTCCAGGTGCCGCGGCGGCGTGAGGCGAGCCGCTCGTCGAGCTCGACGGCACGCATCTCCTCGAACGGGTCGATCACGGCGTGGCTGTCGGAGCCGAGGGTGAGCCGGGCGCCGGCGTCGCGGAGCTCGCGGCTGGGGCCGACGCCGTCCCCGAGGTCGCGCTCGGTCGTGGGGCAGAAGCAGACGTGGGTGCGGGTGCTGCCGAGGAGGTCGACGTCCTCGTCGGTGAGGTGGGTGGCGTGGACGACGGTGGTGCGCGGCCCGAGGACGCCGTGGTCGGCGAGCAGCCGGGTGGGGGTGGCGCCGTAGACGGCGAGGCAGTCCTGGTTCTCCTGCGGCTGCTCGCTCAGGTGCACGTGCAGGGGGTTGGCCGCGTACCGGGCCATGTCGCGCGGCGCCACGGCCCGGACGGAGTGGAACGCGCCGCCGACGTGGACGTGGTCGCCGTCCGGCTCGAACCGGGCGAGCCGCTCGGCCCAGCCGTCGACGTCGCCGTCGGAGTAGCGCCGCTGCACGCCCTCCACCGGAGCGCCGAAGCCGCTGCTGAGGTAGCAGGTGTCGAGCAGGCTCAGCCGGACCCCGGCGACGCGCGCGGCCTCGACCAGCGCGTGACCCATCGCGTTGGGGTCGTCGTACGGCGTCCCGTCGCGCTGGTGGTGCAGGTAGTGGAACTCCCCCACCGTCGTCGTCCCGGCCGCCGCCATCTCGCGGTAGACCGCGGTCGCGAGCGCGAGGTAGGAGTCGGGGTCGAGCCGCTCGGCGACGGCGTACATCTGCTCGCGCCAGGTCCAGAACGTGCCCCGACCGCGCTGGGTGCGCCCGCGCAGGGCGCGGTGGAAGGCGTGGCTGTGGGCGTTGGCCAGCCCGGGGACCGTCAGGCCGGCCAGCCGGACGGCGTCCGGCGACGTGGCACCGGGGGTGACGGAGGCGAACCGGCCGTCCGCGACCTCGACCAGCACGTCGTCGCGGACCGCGCCGCCGACCCAGGCCCGCTCGAGGAGGTAGCTGCTCGTCGGGACCGTCACCGGGCCAGCCGCTCGAGGGTGCCGGCGAGGGCGGTGACGCCGGCGAGGCAGTCGGCGGTCTCCGCGGACTCGGCCGGCGCGTGCGAGACGCCGGTGGGGTTGCGGACGAACAGCATCGCGGTCGCGATGCCGGCCGCCGAGAGGATCCCGGCGTCGTGGCCGGCCTGCGACGGCAGCACCGGCCAGCGGTCGTGGCCGGGTCCACCGAGGTGCAGGGTCAGGTCGAAGCCGACCGAGCCCGACACCGACTCGGGCGTCACGGTGACCGTGGTGCCGTCGCGGTCGGCGCGGTCGGCGGCCTGGCGCTCGACGGCGGCGACGAGGTCGGCCAGGGCGGCGTCGGAGGAGGCACGCGCGTCGAGCCACGCCGTGACCCGGGAGGCGACGGCGTTCGTGCCGTTCGGCGCGACCTCGATCCGCCCGAACGTCGCGCGCTGGCCGGCCAGCCGGGCCTGCTTGTTCGCGGCGAGCGCCGTCATCGCGTAGGTGAGCATCGGGTCGTGGCGGTCCTCCATCCGGGTGCTGCCGGCGTGGTTGGCCTCCCCGCCGAAGTCGAAGCGGTAGCGCCCGTGCGGCCAGATCTCGCTGGCCACCCCGACCGGCTCGTCGAGGTCGACCAGCCCGCGGCCCTGCTCGACGTGCAGCTCGACGAACGCGCCGACGCCGTCGAGCAGCGTCGAGCGCTCGCCCGCCCCGGGTCCGGGGACGACGTCGCCCAGCGCGACGCCGTCGCGGTCGCGGAGCGCCCGGGCGTCCTCCCAGGAGGTCGCGCCGACCGCGAGCCGCGAGCCCAGGCAGGCCAGCCCGAACCGCGACCCCTCCTCCTCGACGAAGACCGACACCCCGAGCGGCCGGCCCGGCACGAACCCGCGACCCCGCAGCACGTCGATCGCCGCCAGCGCCGACACCACGCCCAGCGGGCCGTCGTAGGCGCCCCCGTCGAGCACCGAGTCGAGGTGGCTGCCGGTGAGGACCGCCGAGCCCGGGACCGGTGGCGCCGGCGGGTCCCACCAGGCGGCGACGTTGCCGAACGGGTCGCGCTCGAGCCGGAGGCCGCGGGCGGCGCACTGCTCCTCGAACCAGGCGGCCAGCTCGCGCTCGGCGGAGGCGAACGGCTGACGAAAGTAGCCGCCCGACGTCGCCGCCCGGCCCACCGGGGCGAGGTCGGCCCACATCCGCTCGAAGTCGTCGGCGGCACGGTCCGGCACGGGCGTCTCCCTAGGATCGGGGCATGGAGTTCCAGGACGTCGTACGACGCCGCCGGATGGTGCGCAACTATGCCGACGAACCGGTCGACCGCGCCATCATCGACCGCGCCCTCGAGAACGCGACGCGGGCCCCCAGCGCCGGCTTCAGCCAGGGGTGGGCGTTCGTCGTCCTCGACACCCCGGCCGACG
It encodes the following:
- a CDS encoding formimidoylglutamate deiminase, coding for MTVPTSSYLLERAWVGGAVRDDVLVEVADGRFASVTPGATSPDAVRLAGLTVPGLANAHSHAFHRALRGRTQRGRGTFWTWREQMYAVAERLDPDSYLALATAVYREMAAAGTTTVGEFHYLHHQRDGTPYDDPNAMGHALVEAARVAGVRLSLLDTCYLSSGFGAPVEGVQRRYSDGDVDGWAERLARFEPDGDHVHVGGAFHSVRAVAPRDMARYAANPLHVHLSEQPQENQDCLAVYGATPTRLLADHGVLGPRTTVVHATHLTDEDVDLLGSTRTHVCFCPTTERDLGDGVGPSRELRDAGARLTLGSDSHAVIDPFEEMRAVELDERLASRRRGTWTTADLLAAATVTGHASLGFADAGALAVGQRADLVTLDTTSVRTAGTGADEHTAVWAAGAADVVSVVADGVLLDLDREGVGRDLDRTIRSLLP
- a CDS encoding allantoate amidohydrolase, whose product is MPDRAADDFERMWADLAPVGRAATSGGYFRQPFASAERELAAWFEEQCAARGLRLERDPFGNVAAWWDPPAPPVPGSAVLTGSHLDSVLDGGAYDGPLGVVSALAAIDVLRGRGFVPGRPLGVSVFVEEEGSRFGLACLGSRLAVGATSWEDARALRDRDGVALGDVVPGPGAGERSTLLDGVGAFVELHVEQGRGLVDLDEPVGVASEIWPHGRYRFDFGGEANHAGSTRMEDRHDPMLTYAMTALAANKQARLAGQRATFGRIEVAPNGTNAVASRVTAWLDARASSDAALADLVAAVERQAADRADRDGTTVTVTPESVSGSVGFDLTLHLGGPGHDRWPVLPSQAGHDAGILSAAGIATAMLFVRNPTGVSHAPAESAETADCLAGVTALAGTLERLAR